The genomic region TTGGTGACTGCGTCTTTTGTAGCCGTGTTGGCCATCCATTTTAAGCTAATCGGGTTTTCACAATATTGAAATTTTCAGCTTGGAGCTAATGCTATTTTGGCAGTGTCACTTGCTGTCTGTAAGGCTGGTGCTGCAGTGAAGAAAATTCCTCTGTACAAGGTATGTGAGGTTTTTCAGTAGTAATAGTTCTTATCTGTGAATCTTGTGTTCTCATGTTCTGCttttgaattgttttattttttcagcaCATTGCTAATCTGGCTGGAAACAAGACTTTGGTACTACCTGTGCCTTCATTCAATGTTATCAATGGAGGCTCACATGCAGGAAATAAGCTAGCAATGCAGGTAATGTCTGTTTAATATAGCAATTGAGTAggacaattttttattgaaatacttACCCTGGGTCCTCCTCTATAGGAATTTATGATTCTCCCTGTTGGGGCATCTTCCTTCAAAGAAGCCATGAAAATGGGCGTAGAAGTATACCATCATCTAAAGGTTATAGTTCTTTTCGCATAACTTActcttttacaaaataaaaaaacaaaaacaaaatagacaaaaggaaaaatcattattattagtGGTCATAAATTGAGATGTTGATGTGTTTATCTTACAGGCtgtgattaaaaagaaatacGGACAGGATGCTACTAACGTTGGTGATGAAGGTGGCTTTGCTCCTAATATCCAGGTCCTTACCAGCTACTCTTGGCTTTAGTGATCTAAGCATTATTTAAAAGTAATCtatgattttctttcttgcatttAGCCGGATTATTTATCTGTGTATATGAATATCTTCTTGTAATGTAATAATccaaatttgtataaaaaattatttttcttactgCTGTTACTGTCTGCTGGTTCAATACAGTTATAtgtttgctgtttaatttataGGAAAACAAAGAAGGTCTTGAACTTCTGAAGACTGCCATTGCTAAAGCTGGTTACACTGGAAAGGTTGAATCTTTGTCTACTGAATCTAATTTAGTATCTTATAACATATGGCTGATTAGTTTCTATTCTTACAGGTTGTAATTGGGATGGATGTTGCTGCTTCAGAATTTTACGATAACAAGGATAAAACCTATGACTTGAATTTTAAGGAAGAGGTTGACAAATTAGAAacattttcccttttttcttttgaattttcatttttctcagtTGAGATATATTTCTTTGTCAGATGCTTTAACTAGATAACTGACTACCTTATTGCAGAATAATGATGGATCACAGAAAATCTCAGGAGACAGCTTAAAGAATGTGTACAAATCATATGTGACAGATTATCCAATTGTGTCCATTGAGGATCCATTTGATCAGGATGACTGGGAGCACTATGCGAAATTAACAGCTGAAGTTGGCCAGCAAGTGCAGATTGTTGGTGATGATCTCCTCGTCACCAACCCGAAGGTATGCTATATTAACTTTAAATCTGAGATATGTTCTGCAAATATGTATCATTGACAATGTTCTGTCTATTATTAACTCTGTAGCGTGTGGAGAAAGCAATCAAGGAGAAGGCTTGCAATGCCCTTCTGTTGAAGGTAAATTAACCTTTGCCTTCCTGCTAGAGGATCAAGAGTTTGAAGTTCCCTGTTTATTAGCTATTTTTTAAATCTGAAAAATTCTCTATCAACTCTAACCaggaaagtttaatttttttttttatcatttttaggtGAATCAAATTGGTAGTGTAACTGAAAGTATTGAAGCTGTGAGAATGTCTAAACAAGCTGGTTGGGGTGTCATGGCTAGCCACAGGAGGTACTGAATGTTTCATTATTCTTCCCTTTGTATCCATTTGTTCTATTTTGTGACATACTATTATTCTTTGTATGTGCACACTAATGCGTTTCATCTTGCTTATTGTAGTGGTGAAACTGAGGATACCTTCATTGCTGACCTATCAGTTGGATTAGCAACTGTAAGTTGTCAAAATCAGAAGCTCTTTTCCTAATCGTATCAtgttctttttcattcttcccgTGGTGTCTTATGGgccaaattttgtctaaattttgaataacgattcttttttttaccttaagCTGATATAATTTGATCATGTTATGTCATTATTTAACAGGGCCAGATCAAGACTGGAGCTCCCTGCCGATCTGAAAGGCTTGCCAAGTACAACCAGGTAAAAATCGTCAAGCTTATCATTGTGTTTTTACACGAGCTGTATACTAAAATACCTTAGAAAACCGGATTTTGTAAAGCCTTTGATTTAGAACCTctgtatattaattatattttttgttctctcCCATTCTATATTAGATGCCGCAGGACCAATAAAAAAACcgtgtaaaattaaatattgatgTACATTGCTTATATGGGTATAAGTTGGACCGTTGTCGCTTACCCTTTGGTCTGTGTTGCAGCTTCTGAGGATTGAGGAGGAACTGGGTTCTGCGGCTGTCTATGCTGGTGCCAAATTCAGAG from Glycine soja cultivar W05 chromosome 16, ASM419377v2, whole genome shotgun sequence harbors:
- the LOC114389052 gene encoding enolase, whose protein sequence is MATIKAVKARQIFDSRGNPTVEVDVILSDGTFHRAAVPSGASTGVYEALELRDGGSDYLGKGVLKAVENVNSIIAPALLGKDPTKQTEIDNFMVQQLDGTVNEWGWCKQKLGANAILAVSLAVCKAGAAVKKIPLYKHIANLAGNKTLVLPVPSFNVINGGSHAGNKLAMQEFMILPVGASSFKEAMKMGVEVYHHLKAVIKKKYGQDATNVGDEGGFAPNIQENKEGLELLKTAIAKAGYTGKVVIGMDVAASEFYDNKDKTYDLNFKEENNDGSQKISGDSLKNVYKSYVTDYPIVSIEDPFDQDDWEHYAKLTAEVGQQVQIVGDDLLVTNPKRVEKAIKEKACNALLLKVNQIGSVTESIEAVRMSKQAGWGVMASHRSGETEDTFIADLSVGLATGQIKTGAPCRSERLAKYNQLLRIEEELGSAAVYAGAKFRAPVEPY